The Orrella daihaiensis genome contains the following window.
AACTGCCGGTGATGCGCGCGCCCTTTAAGGGCTTGACCATCTCATATTCTTCACGCACAGCCATTAAGCCAGGCATCTCGGTTTCGGCGATCTTGATCTCACGACGACCCCACTCGGCCAGGCTGATGTCGGCAACTACATAATCGGTAAATTTTTCTGTCACAGCGTTCATGTCAATGAGCTCCACTCGTTCATCTGACAGCAACGCAACAGAACCGGCTAGTCCCACCGCAATCGCTGTCGTTTCAGGATTGGGTGAGCGCCGTTTGGATGAGGCAGATTACTCTGCCTGCATACCAGCTCACCTGAGCCTGGCGGGTGGAAAGCTCCACACCGTCGCAACGCTCCTCAAGTGAACTTTTGTAAATAACAAACTGAATTGTAGCCTTTTTGAGGGCTGTTGCCTAACGCCCCCCCAAAAAAGCATCTTAGGCTAGACAGCAATTTACCCTGCATTGACAACAGTTTGACCACGAACGCATACTGCGGGACTACTTTCATGCACACTGAGGAGACCATCATGACCAGCAAACAAGAAACCGCAAAACTTTTTGAAGAAGGACTTCAAGTACGCCGTGAGGTGCTTGGCAAGGAATACGTCGATGGCGGCATAGCCAAGGCAGACGACTTCATGATGGCCTTCCAGCACATCACCACCGAGTGGTGCTGGGGTTATGCATGGACCCGTGACGGATTGGACAAAAAAACCCGTAGCATGCTCAACCTTGCGATGCTCACAGCCTTGAAATGCCCCAACGAGATCAAGCTGCACGTGCGTGGCGCCTTGCACAATGGCGTGACCGTCGACGAAATCAAGGAAATTTTGCTGCATGCCACCGTCTACTCCGGCATTCCTGCCGGCCTTGAGGCCTTCAAGGCCGCGCACAGCGTGCTCATCGAAGAAGGCGCTATTCCAGGGAAGAAGTAATGAAACAGCAAACAACGGCTGACAAACCTCGAATCGGCTTTATCGGTTTAGGCAAAATGGGCTGGCCCATGGCCAGCCGACTGGCCCAGGATGGCTATGCTTTGACGTTACTCGATGCCAATCTAGAGCTGGCCACTCAGTTGGCGCAGGAAATCGGCGCCAACCCTGCCACGAACGCCAAGATGCTTGCGCAGCAATCAGAAATAATCATCACCATCTTGCCCAACAGCTCAATTGTTCAATCTGTGCTAGATGGATCTGAGGGTCTACTTGCCGGTTTGAATCCAGGCTCAATCATTATCGACATGACCTCTGGGGTACCCAGCATGACCCAGACACTGGCCGCACAAGTCGCAAATGCCGGCGGTCATTTGGTAGACGCGCCGGTCTCAGGCGGCGTGCCACGCGCTAAAACGGGTGAGCTGTCGATCATGTTTGGTGGATCCGAACAATTGCTTGAAACGGTGCGTCCAGTGTTAGCCACCATGGGCAATGCGATTGAGCGTATTGGTGACGTCGGTTCTGCTCACGCCATGAAGGCCTTAAACAACCTGGTATCAGCAGGTGGGTTTTTAATTGGCATTGAAGCCCTGATGATTGGCAAACGGTTTGGCCTGAGTCCCGACAAAATGGTGGACGTTCTGAATGCATCGACCGGCATGAACAATTCCACCCAGAAAAAATTCAAGCAATACGTCCTTTCGGGTAAATACAACTCTGGTTTCGGGCTTGATTTAATGGTCAAGGACTTGGGAATTGCCCTCGGGCTGGCGCACGAGACCCAGACGCCTGCGGCATTTTCTGCGTTGTGCCATGAAATGTGGTCGGCTTCAGCACGAATGCTGGGTGCCGGCAATGACCACACGGCTGTGGCCAAGCTGGTTCAGACGCTAGCAAACGACAGTATCGAAGATCGCTAGCCACAAAGGATATCGGCGGTGAACCGTCACCGCCGAACTTCCGCTATTTCGGTGCACGGCGGTTGTCTGGTGGCTTGGGAAATCCCTGCGCCAGAATTCGTTCCCAGACAGCGTCTTTCTCCTCTTGGGTCATGAACACCCAATTGGACACTTCCATCACGGTTCGGCCACAACCGCGACAGATTTCGTCAAATAGTGTCGAGCACACCGCCACGCACGGCGAATCGGGGCGAACCGACTTGGCATTGTCAGAAAAGCTCATCGTGGGCGAATGTGCGTACATATCATGATGTGGCGCAGTGTAGCCACCTTTGTTACCTTGATATCAAAAAACCCGCCCAAGCGGGCGGGTTCAGACCTCAACTGAGAAAAAACAGTTGCGTTTAGACAGCTTTCTTAAGCTCAGCCGCCTTATCCGTCGCTTCCCAGCTGAACTCCGGTTCGCTACGACCAAAGTGACCGTAGGCCGCGGTCTTGGAATAGATCGGACGCAGCAGATCGAGCATGTTCACAATGCCGCGCGGGCGCAGGTCAAAGTGCTCACGCACCAACTTGGCCAATTGATCGTCTGGAACAACGCCCGTGCCTTCTGTGTAGACCGTGATGTTGATAGGATCTGCAACCCCAATGGCATAACTGACCTGTACTTGACACTGTTTAGCCAAACCCGCTGCCACGATGTTCTTGGCCACATAGCGTGCGGCATATGCCGCTGAACGATCCACCTTCGATGGGTCTTTACCCGAGAATGCGCCGCCACCATGGGGGCAAGCACCACCATAAGTATCAACAATAATTTTTCGGCCGGTCAGTCCGCAGTCACCCTGCGGGCCACCGATCACAAAGCGACCTGTCGGGTTCACTAAAAACTTCGTCTTAGGCGTAATTAATCCATCAGGGAAACTCGGACGAATGATGTCCTCAATTACCGCCTCATGGATAGCCGTTTGAGAGATTTCAGGTGCATGTTGCGTTGACAACACCACCGTATCAACTTCTACAGGACGCCCATTGACATAACGGAACGTCACCTGCGACTTGGCATCCGGACGCAACCACGGCAAGCGACCGTCTTTGCGCAACTCACTTTGACGTTGCACCAGACGGTGTGAATACCAAATCGGTGCCGGCATCAAGTCTGGGGTTTCATCGCACGCATAGCCGAACATCAGACCCTGGTCTCCAGCACCCTGATTCAAGTACTCCTCAGAGGATCGGTCCACGCCTTGTGCAATATCGGGAGACTGTTTGTCATACGCGACCAGCACGGCACACCCTTTGTAATCAATGCCGTAGTCACTGTTGTCGTAGCCAATGCGCTTAATGGTGTCACGCGCCACCTGAATGTAGTCGACGTTGGCTGTTGTGGTGATTTCACCAGCCAGCACAACCAAGCCCGTGTTGCAAAGCGTTTCGGCAGCTACTCGGGCATTGGGATCTTGAGTAAAGATGGCATCGAGAACCGCATCCGAGATCTGGTCAGAGACCTTGTCTGGATGGCCTTCAGAAACTGATTCCGAGGTAAAGAGAAAGTCATTTGACTTCATGGACATGACAGCATCCTTGTTTAAGTGTTTGACCGGTCGGAGCCGGTCAACGGTTAACGGGTGCGCTGCACCCCTTTTTACCTTTCACTTAAGTGACCAAGCTGTTGGTCGGCATCATGTCGGTAGTGGGCGCGACGCTTTAGCGGATAAAAACCTGCATCTATGGCTTTAGATGAAGTTGATCGTCCCGCAAGTTGTCGGTTAACTCAACGATCAAGTCTTATTTTAAGCGAAAATACCTGCCATGTTGCTAATTCTGTTTCGCCTGCTGTCCATGCTGCCGCTCTCAGCCCTGCAAGCTATCGGGCGCTTTGGCGGGCGACTGGTATTTGCCATACCAGGACGCTATCGCGATCGCTTGATTGCCAACGCTAGACAAGCCGGGTTTGACGACCCCGCTTTCTTTAAGGAAGCTGCAGCCCAGACTGGCGCCATGATCATGGAGCTGCCTCACGTCTGGTTAAAACCCAGCCAATGCCTGGACAAGGTCGTAGGCGATGAGGAACACATTTTGCAAGCAGCACACGACGCTGGGCGCGGCATTCTGTTTCTAACCCCTCACCTTGGCAGCTTTGAGATGTCAGCTCGCCATGGCGCCAGACACCAAAGACTGACGGTCATGTTTCGCCCCCCACGTAAGGCGTTTCTAGCGCCTGTCATGGACATGGCGCGCAACAAGTCGGGCGTGGTCGCAGTGCCAGCCAACTTGCAAGGGGTTAAAGAGTTTGTCAAAGCCCTCAAACGCAACGAGTCTGTCGGTATGCTGCCTGATCAGGTACCGCGTGAAGGCGAAGGTGTTTGGGCACCATTTTTTGGGCGCGAGGCTTTCACAGTCACGCTTCCGGGCAAACTCGCCAAAATGACCCATGCGATTGTGATCGTCGCCGCTTGTGAGCGCCTACCTAGGGGCCAAGGCTGGCGTATGCATTATCTGCGTGCGCCAGACGTGCTGCCAGCAGATGCGCGCGAGCAGGCCGTGCTGTTTAATGAGATGATGCAAACTCTGATCAATCGTTTCCCAACCCAGTATCTTTGGGGCTATTACCGCTACAAGCGGCCAAAAGATGCACCGCCTGCACCGGATCAAGACCATTTTGACTGAGAAACGACAACCGGCTCAACAACAGTCGCCCACTCGTGGCGCCGATTTACATTCGCTGAAATCGCGATCCGTTGCCGCTTGGCTCCTGGTCACGACTTTCGAATTATTGGCGCGAGCGCCCATGCGATTTCGTCTCTCATTAGGTTGGTTGCTGTCAAAACTAGCACCTCTTGTGATGCCGCGACGCGCCAAGATCGCCCGGCGCAACATCGAGTTGTGTTTTGCGGACAAGACCCAAGCCGAGCAACAGCAATTGCTAAAGGATCATTGGCGAGCTCTAGTGCAAAGCTTTATCGACCGCAGTGTCATTTGGTTTGGCAGCCCGCAAGAAATTGAAGCATTCGTCACGCTATCCGGGATTGAACATGCCCACCACTACACCGATCAGCAACTGCCGATTATGTTGCTCGCCCCACACTTTGTTGGGCTCGATGCGGCAGCCAGTCGCCTCACGCTAGCTGGTCCCGAGGGCGCCACCATCTACGCTGAGCAGCGCAACAAATTGATCGATGACTTCGTCAGGCTTGGGCGAGGGCGCTTTCATAATGTTCACCTCGTCAGCCGCAAAGATGGTATCCGCGGACTCATTCGCTTGATCAAACAAGGCATGCCCATTTATTACTTGCCTGACATGGACCTTGGACGTCGAGGTGCAGCACTGGTGCCATTTTTTGGGGTGCCGGCCTACACGCAGATGTCCACGGCACAGTTGGCTCGCCAATTCAATCTCCCTGTTCTGCCCGTCATCAGTACCTGGGATCCCAAAACCGGCAGATACCACGTCGAGGTATTGCCACCGCTTGACACCTTCCCCAACCCGGCCAATACCCTTGAGCAGGACACGGCGCACTTAAACGAACTGATCGAGCAATGGATCTTGCCTCGCGCTGCACAGTATTACTGGGTTCATCGGCGCTTCAAGCACCGGCCAGAAGGCGAACCCTACCCCTATGAATGAACACTAAACGAGGCGATAATCTCCCCATGAAATGGTCTTTCACCAAAATGCACGGCGCCGGCAACGATTTCGTGGTGCTTGACGGCCTGTCCCAGGCTATCGAGATGACACCCGAATTAGCCCGTGCAATCGCACACCGCCAATTCGGGATTGGTTGCGACCAGATCCTTCTGGTGGATGCGCCAACTGACCCTAATGCGGATTTCAGGTATCGGATTTTTAATTCAGATGGCTCCGAAGTCGAGCATTGTGGCAACGGTGCCCGTTGTTTTGTGCGATTTGTGCATGAACGCAAGTTGTCTTCACGAAACCCTATTCGCGCGGAGATCGCCACGGGCCTCATTACATTGACCGAACTGCCAGACGGGCAAGTTCGAGTGGACATGGGACAAACTCGATTCGCACCAGCCGACTTGTCGTTTGACGCATCCGGGCTGGCGTCGCGTGTGGTGGGTCAGGACACACAATACGCATTGCCGCTTGACAATCAGAACCCGCCGGCTTGGTTGTCACTCGTGGCGATTTCCAATCCCCACGCTGTCCAGATCGTCGATGACATTAATACTGCGCCTGTGGCTTTAATTGGGCCGGCCATTGAGAGTCATCCGCGGTTTGCCAAACGCGTGAATGCCGGCTTTATGCAAGTACTCGATGCCCACAATATTCGACTGCGGGTGTATGAGCGCGGCGCAGGCGAAACGCTCGCCTGTGGCACGGGTGCTTGCGCAGCCGTTGCAAGCGGTATCCGCCAAGGGCTGCTAAAAAGCCCGGTGAAAGTACAAACGCGAGGTGGTACGCTGACCATTGAATGGGATGGCACAACCTTACAAATGACAGGACCTGCAACCACCGTATTTGAAGGGCAGGTAAACATCGCGCAACTGATTGAATCGATTCCAACCTTTTGAGTGACTTTATGACCGAGAACTTAAGCGCATTGACAGTGGCCCGGTTCCTGCAAGAGAACCCGGAATTTTTTTCTGATCACGCCGAGTTGTTTGCCGCACTCACTGTTCCACATCCGAATCAGTCACGCGCCATATCCTTGGGCGAGCGTCAGATCATGACTTTGCGTGATCGCCAGAAAGATCTGGAAATGCGCCTAGCTGCACTGAGTCACCAGGCCAGTTTCAATGAGTCGGTTGCCAACAAGGTGACCAGTTGGTGTGAAGTCATGCTAACGGCCCAAGATGCTCAAACCATTCCCGGCCATATCATCGCCGGGCTAGCAGAGACCTTTGATATTCCTGAAGTCGGTATGCGTCTGTGGGGCCTGGACATAGCCACAGAAGGGGTGGGAGAGCCGGTTGATGAGGACGCCCGGTTATTCGCCCAGAGTCTGACAGCGCCGTACTGTGGGCCCAATAAGGAATTTTCTGTCACACAATGGCTGCGCGATACACCCGCATCGATGGCCATGGTTACCATCAAGCATGGTTCAGCTGACGCTGCACCGACAGTTGGTCTTCTTTTGCTTGCCTCTGACGATCCTGAGCGCTTTACCAGCGACATGGGCACAACCTTCCTGGAGACAATCGGTCGGCTTGCGTCTGCAGCCATCGGTCGGTTGCCGCTCAAATCAGGGACATAGCTATCCATGAACGCACCGGTTAACTTGCCTGAACCGATGCGCCAGTGGCTAGACTACCTCGCCACCCAACGTCGCTACGCTGCACATACGATTTCTGCCTACGAGCGCGATCTAAGACAGCTCGTTGAGCTCGCCACTGACATGGCACCGCAAGACATCGCCGAGCGGCACATTCGTCAATTCCTGGGCAAGCTGCATGGCCAAGGCCATCAGCCTAGAAGCCTGGCACGAATGCTCTCGGCATGGCGCGGCTTTTACGCCTGGTGGGCTCCCAAAATCGGCTTGGCGCTAAACCCCGTGCAAGACGTTAAAGCCCCTAAAGCCAACCGAAGCTTGCCGAAAGCCATGTCGGTAGATCAAACTCAAGCGCTGCTGGAGAACAGCGCTCTGGCAGCATCGCGTGAGCCACTGACCTTGCGTGATCGAGCCATCTTTGAACTGTTCTATTCCAGTGGTCTACGATTAAGCGAGTTGGTATCGCTAGACATCAGTTATTACAAATCATCCGACTACGAATCAAGTAGCTGGCTAGAGATCGCACAACAAGAGGTCCACGTGCTCGGTAAAGGTAACAAGCGGCGCACAGTTCCGGTCGGTCAACAAGCAACCCTAGCCCTAGAAGCCTGGCTATCGGTGCGCGATCAATTTGTAAAGCCTCAAAGTGACAGCTGTGACCAATTCGCCCTGTTTCTCGGTGAGCGTGGCAAGCGCATCCACCCCCGAGTGATCCAACAGCGCCTCGCGCAGCTGGCTTTGGCCGCTGGCTTGCCCACCCGCGTGCATCCACATGTTCTGAGGCACAGCTTTGCCAGCCATGTGTTGCAGTCAGCTCAAGATCTGCGTGCCGTTCAGGAAATGCTCGGGCATGCCAGTATCTCGACTACGCAGGTTTACACAAAACTCGATTTCCAACATCTGGCCTCAGTTTATGACGCTGCCCATCCTCGGGCCAACCGAAAATCCTCGGATAAATCCTGAGTTGCCATGCGGCAACCCAAACGTTGGAAACTTGTGACGTGCCATACTGTCTCAACGTTGATTTGGTGAACAAGCACAAACAATGACAGACATGAATCTCGTACCAAACCGCATCACAAAGCATTTGCGATGGCTCACATTTGTTGTGGTAATTGCGATGCTTTTAGCGCTACCTATTCGGGCCCTTGCCCACCCGCACATGTGGGTAGAGGGCAAAGTGCAATTGATGTTTGATGCGCAGGGCGCTGTCACTGGCGTGACACAGACCTGGCTATTCGACGAAATGTTCTCAAGTTACGCCAAGCAAGGGTTACCGGTAGGCTCGGATAATCGCCCCCCACAATCTGAACTCGACAAGATCGGCAAATCTTGGATCGAAGCACTGGCAGATCCCATGTCTCACTACTTCACGCGCATCATGCATGGCAATCGCGAGGTCCCCACCGGTCCGGCACAGCGTGTTCGAGTCGACTGGGACAGTAAGGCACAGCAGATGTCGCTTCAATTCGAACTGCCCCTGTTAACCCCCTTGATGCCCGGCGATCGGCCATTGGTGGTCTCAGTAGCGGACCCAACGTTCTATGTCGCGTACAGTTTTGAGGCCCCAGATGCCGTCACCTTGCTGGCGGCGCCATCAAGCTGTAGTGCCAAATATGAAATGCCCAAACCGCTTGACGCACAAACAGCCCAGCGTCTTGCTGCGATCGGACCTGATGTCACCGAACTGCCTTCTGACCTGATGGCAGTTACTCAAACTCTGCAACACCGGGTAATTCTGACATGCCTGTGAAACCACGACTATCGCAAGCTCATCAAGAGCTGCTGGTTTTTGTAGTTGGTGCATTACTGTTACTGGTCAGTGCGACAGCCCTGGCACAGTCACCCCATCCATTTGCCGTACCTGAACAGCGCCTACCAACACCAACATCGGGCTGGTTCGCGCAATGGTCTGGCCAAATTGCCATCTGGCAATCAGAGTTCTACCGCGAGTTGACCGGTGCGGTTCGCGCCTGGAAGGCTGACGGTTGGCAAGCTTGGGGCCTACTGGGTCTGTCATTTGCATACGGTGTGTTTCACGCGCTCGGCCCAGGCCACGGCAAAGCGATCTTGTCTGCCTATGTCTTGGCCAATCGAGAAACTATCCGTAACGGAGCCATTCTGGCGTTTGTATCTGCACTGATTCAAGCATTGGTCGCCATTGTGATGGTGGGTATTGCAGCGGGTATTTTGAATGTCACGGGGGCAGTACTTAACGAAGTCA
Protein-coding sequences here:
- a CDS encoding carboxymuconolactone decarboxylase family protein, translated to MTSKQETAKLFEEGLQVRREVLGKEYVDGGIAKADDFMMAFQHITTEWCWGYAWTRDGLDKKTRSMLNLAMLTALKCPNEIKLHVRGALHNGVTVDEIKEILLHATVYSGIPAGLEAFKAAHSVLIEEGAIPGKK
- a CDS encoding NAD(P)-dependent oxidoreductase; its protein translation is MKQQTTADKPRIGFIGLGKMGWPMASRLAQDGYALTLLDANLELATQLAQEIGANPATNAKMLAQQSEIIITILPNSSIVQSVLDGSEGLLAGLNPGSIIIDMTSGVPSMTQTLAAQVANAGGHLVDAPVSGGVPRAKTGELSIMFGGSEQLLETVRPVLATMGNAIERIGDVGSAHAMKALNNLVSAGGFLIGIEALMIGKRFGLSPDKMVDVLNASTGMNNSTQKKFKQYVLSGKYNSGFGLDLMVKDLGIALGLAHETQTPAAFSALCHEMWSASARMLGAGNDHTAVAKLVQTLANDSIEDR
- a CDS encoding DUF1289 domain-containing protein, with translation MSFSDNAKSVRPDSPCVAVCSTLFDEICRGCGRTVMEVSNWVFMTQEEKDAVWERILAQGFPKPPDNRRAPK
- the metK gene encoding methionine adenosyltransferase, with the protein product MKSNDFLFTSESVSEGHPDKVSDQISDAVLDAIFTQDPNARVAAETLCNTGLVVLAGEITTTANVDYIQVARDTIKRIGYDNSDYGIDYKGCAVLVAYDKQSPDIAQGVDRSSEEYLNQGAGDQGLMFGYACDETPDLMPAPIWYSHRLVQRQSELRKDGRLPWLRPDAKSQVTFRYVNGRPVEVDTVVLSTQHAPEISQTAIHEAVIEDIIRPSFPDGLITPKTKFLVNPTGRFVIGGPQGDCGLTGRKIIVDTYGGACPHGGGAFSGKDPSKVDRSAAYAARYVAKNIVAAGLAKQCQVQVSYAIGVADPINITVYTEGTGVVPDDQLAKLVREHFDLRPRGIVNMLDLLRPIYSKTAAYGHFGRSEPEFSWEATDKAAELKKAV
- a CDS encoding lysophospholipid acyltransferase family protein — protein: MLLILFRLLSMLPLSALQAIGRFGGRLVFAIPGRYRDRLIANARQAGFDDPAFFKEAAAQTGAMIMELPHVWLKPSQCLDKVVGDEEHILQAAHDAGRGILFLTPHLGSFEMSARHGARHQRLTVMFRPPRKAFLAPVMDMARNKSGVVAVPANLQGVKEFVKALKRNESVGMLPDQVPREGEGVWAPFFGREAFTVTLPGKLAKMTHAIVIVAACERLPRGQGWRMHYLRAPDVLPADAREQAVLFNEMMQTLINRFPTQYLWGYYRYKRPKDAPPAPDQDHFD
- a CDS encoding lysophospholipid acyltransferase family protein; the protein is MHRLHRIKTILTEKRQPAQQQSPTRGADLHSLKSRSVAAWLLVTTFELLARAPMRFRLSLGWLLSKLAPLVMPRRAKIARRNIELCFADKTQAEQQQLLKDHWRALVQSFIDRSVIWFGSPQEIEAFVTLSGIEHAHHYTDQQLPIMLLAPHFVGLDAAASRLTLAGPEGATIYAEQRNKLIDDFVRLGRGRFHNVHLVSRKDGIRGLIRLIKQGMPIYYLPDMDLGRRGAALVPFFGVPAYTQMSTAQLARQFNLPVLPVISTWDPKTGRYHVEVLPPLDTFPNPANTLEQDTAHLNELIEQWILPRAAQYYWVHRRFKHRPEGEPYPYE
- the dapF gene encoding diaminopimelate epimerase, producing the protein MKWSFTKMHGAGNDFVVLDGLSQAIEMTPELARAIAHRQFGIGCDQILLVDAPTDPNADFRYRIFNSDGSEVEHCGNGARCFVRFVHERKLSSRNPIRAEIATGLITLTELPDGQVRVDMGQTRFAPADLSFDASGLASRVVGQDTQYALPLDNQNPPAWLSLVAISNPHAVQIVDDINTAPVALIGPAIESHPRFAKRVNAGFMQVLDAHNIRLRVYERGAGETLACGTGACAAVASGIRQGLLKSPVKVQTRGGTLTIEWDGTTLQMTGPATTVFEGQVNIAQLIESIPTF
- a CDS encoding DUF484 family protein; translation: MTENLSALTVARFLQENPEFFSDHAELFAALTVPHPNQSRAISLGERQIMTLRDRQKDLEMRLAALSHQASFNESVANKVTSWCEVMLTAQDAQTIPGHIIAGLAETFDIPEVGMRLWGLDIATEGVGEPVDEDARLFAQSLTAPYCGPNKEFSVTQWLRDTPASMAMVTIKHGSADAAPTVGLLLLASDDPERFTSDMGTTFLETIGRLASAAIGRLPLKSGT
- the xerC gene encoding tyrosine recombinase XerC produces the protein MNAPVNLPEPMRQWLDYLATQRRYAAHTISAYERDLRQLVELATDMAPQDIAERHIRQFLGKLHGQGHQPRSLARMLSAWRGFYAWWAPKIGLALNPVQDVKAPKANRSLPKAMSVDQTQALLENSALAASREPLTLRDRAIFELFYSSGLRLSELVSLDISYYKSSDYESSSWLEIAQQEVHVLGKGNKRRTVPVGQQATLALEAWLSVRDQFVKPQSDSCDQFALFLGERGKRIHPRVIQQRLAQLALAAGLPTRVHPHVLRHSFASHVLQSAQDLRAVQEMLGHASISTTQVYTKLDFQHLASVYDAAHPRANRKSSDKS
- a CDS encoding DUF1007 family protein — translated: MNLVPNRITKHLRWLTFVVVIAMLLALPIRALAHPHMWVEGKVQLMFDAQGAVTGVTQTWLFDEMFSSYAKQGLPVGSDNRPPQSELDKIGKSWIEALADPMSHYFTRIMHGNREVPTGPAQRVRVDWDSKAQQMSLQFELPLLTPLMPGDRPLVVSVADPTFYVAYSFEAPDAVTLLAAPSSCSAKYEMPKPLDAQTAQRLAAIGPDVTELPSDLMAVTQTLQHRVILTCL